From Nocardia sp. XZ_19_385, the proteins below share one genomic window:
- a CDS encoding prolyl oligopeptidase family serine peptidase, whose translation MLTLFRRIVLLAITIAAAVGLPAAHAQTAVSTTEITFDRGDGTTTTGTLHAPAGATGRPGVVLVHGSGDGRGEHYNLVAEAFARAGIVALRYDKRTEGYTPSHRDYSLLADDALAGLAVLRNRPEVDPARVGLWGLSEGGWVAPLAASRSTEAAFLITIGANSAAPAAQQAWANETRFGAAGVRGSMVEVLARNGIRQLVAAGQFAQADYDPIPVLQRITQPVLAIWGDQDRLTPPGDSLRGFQAAFDSVGKANYTLRTLPNAQHGGQSTTNGFDKLPELAPGYGELMGEWVNGLPASAAPPSADRPAAQGHSVRALEPASWWESTAVQLSLLFGMILAMAGYVCTGVVKSWRLSDRVPARVLVCATVIGIAGTVVQLGYILTTRATSFGPLLFGRTLPWLALQLIALGAVVALGFVLARARHTLAGSNIGARTRWSLLVCGGTGFVLWALYWGLLLP comes from the coding sequence GTGCTCACGCTCTTTCGACGAATTGTATTGCTGGCCATCACGATTGCCGCCGCGGTCGGGCTTCCGGCGGCGCATGCGCAGACCGCCGTCAGCACCACCGAGATCACCTTCGACCGAGGTGATGGCACAACCACTACCGGCACACTGCACGCCCCGGCAGGCGCGACCGGCAGGCCGGGCGTCGTGCTCGTGCACGGATCGGGCGACGGCCGCGGCGAGCACTACAACCTCGTCGCCGAGGCCTTCGCCCGCGCGGGCATCGTCGCGCTGCGCTACGACAAGCGCACCGAGGGGTACACGCCATCGCACCGCGACTACTCCCTCCTGGCTGACGATGCGCTGGCAGGCCTCGCCGTTCTGCGGAATCGGCCCGAAGTCGACCCTGCGCGTGTCGGGTTGTGGGGGCTGTCGGAGGGCGGATGGGTTGCGCCACTGGCTGCTTCACGATCCACCGAGGCCGCCTTTCTGATCACGATCGGCGCGAATTCGGCCGCACCCGCCGCGCAACAGGCGTGGGCCAACGAGACCCGGTTCGGCGCGGCAGGCGTACGGGGTTCGATGGTCGAAGTGTTGGCCCGCAACGGTATTCGTCAGCTGGTAGCCGCCGGCCAGTTCGCGCAGGCCGACTACGATCCGATTCCGGTGCTGCAGCGAATCACGCAACCGGTGCTCGCGATCTGGGGTGACCAGGACCGTCTCACGCCACCCGGTGACAGTCTGCGCGGCTTCCAGGCCGCCTTCGACAGTGTCGGAAAGGCGAACTACACGCTCCGCACCCTGCCGAACGCTCAGCACGGCGGGCAGTCGACCACCAATGGTTTCGACAAACTCCCCGAGCTGGCGCCGGGATACGGCGAGCTCATGGGCGAGTGGGTGAACGGCCTCCCGGCCTCGGCCGCACCGCCCTCGGCGGATCGACCCGCAGCGCAGGGGCATTCGGTGCGGGCACTGGAACCTGCCTCCTGGTGGGAGTCGACCGCGGTGCAGCTGAGCCTGCTGTTCGGCATGATCCTGGCCATGGCCGGCTATGTGTGCACCGGTGTGGTCAAGTCCTGGCGACTGTCTGATCGGGTGCCGGCACGAGTGCTGGTGTGCGCGACGGTGATCGGTATCGCGGGCACCGTTGTCCAGCTCGGCTACATCCTCACCACCCGAGCAACCTCGTTCGGCCCCTTGCTGTTCGGCCGCACCCTGCCGTGGCTGGCACTGCAGCTGATCGCCCTCGGCGCAGTGGTCGCGCTCGGGTTCGTGCTCGCTCGCGCCCGCCACACCCTCGCAGGCTCGAACATCGGCGCACGTACGCGGTGGTCCCTCTTGGTCTGCGGCGGAACAGGATTCGTGCTCTGGGCACTCTATTGGGGCCTGCTGCTCCCCTGA
- a CDS encoding alkene reductase, with amino-acid sequence MTHNAAPTSLFDSTRIGAAQLPNRLVMAPMSRNRAAADGTPTDLMATYYAQRAGAGLIIAEAATPNLVGKTFAGIPGIYTDAHIAGWRRVTDAVHAEGGRIFLQLQHGGRIGHPDNTGLTPIAPSAIPLPDTIHTARGAQPAVRPREMTIDEIHATTADFATAARNAITAGFDGVEVHSANGFLLHQFLSGNTNHRTDSYGGSLENRIRFTTEVVAAVTAAIGPERVGVRIAPGVTANAIAESDTAELYPALIAALSTHNPAYLHVVFADPDSPVFQDIRHTWSGTLIANPYLGWGEPLPADGGKQHAERLLAAGADLISLGRPFLANPDLVERLRRNGPINPFRDSYFYGGDATGYTDYPALTPVPA; translated from the coding sequence ATGACGCACAACGCAGCACCCACCAGCCTCTTCGACTCGACCCGGATCGGCGCCGCACAGCTGCCGAATCGTCTTGTGATGGCGCCGATGTCACGCAATCGCGCCGCTGCCGACGGCACCCCCACCGACCTCATGGCCACCTACTACGCCCAGCGCGCCGGCGCGGGGCTGATCATCGCCGAAGCGGCGACCCCCAACCTGGTCGGCAAGACCTTCGCCGGCATCCCCGGCATCTACACCGACGCCCACATCGCCGGGTGGCGGCGGGTCACCGACGCGGTGCACGCCGAAGGCGGCCGGATCTTCCTGCAACTGCAGCACGGTGGCCGCATCGGTCACCCGGACAACACCGGGCTCACCCCGATCGCACCCTCTGCGATTCCACTACCCGACACCATCCACACCGCCCGGGGCGCTCAGCCCGCAGTCCGGCCCCGCGAAATGACCATCGACGAAATCCACGCCACCACAGCCGATTTCGCTACCGCCGCCCGCAATGCGATCACAGCCGGCTTCGACGGCGTCGAAGTGCACAGCGCCAACGGCTTTCTGCTGCACCAGTTCCTGTCCGGCAACACCAATCACCGCACCGACAGCTACGGCGGCTCCCTCGAAAACCGCATCCGCTTCACCACCGAAGTCGTCGCAGCCGTCACCGCCGCGATCGGCCCGGAGCGCGTCGGCGTCCGCATCGCCCCCGGCGTCACCGCCAACGCCATCGCCGAATCCGACACCGCCGAGCTGTACCCCGCCCTGATCGCGGCCCTGTCCACCCACAACCCGGCCTACCTGCACGTTGTCTTCGCCGATCCGGATTCCCCGGTCTTCCAGGACATCCGCCACACCTGGTCCGGCACCCTGATCGCCAACCCCTACCTCGGCTGGGGCGAACCCCTCCCCGCCGACGGCGGCAAACAGCACGCCGAACGCCTCCTCGCGGCAGGCGCCGACCTCATCTCCCTCGGCCGCCCCTTCCTGGCCAATCCCGACCTGGTCGAACGCCTACGCCGGAACGGCCCCATCAACCCGTTCCGCGACTCCTACTTCTACGGCGGCGACGCCACCGGCTACACCGACTACCCGGCCCTCACCCCGGTCCCGGCTTGA
- a CDS encoding lipase family protein, translated as MTEWKSRVLRRTAAVIVGMSAVLAGTTTAVAEPEPSAQPTIQGAAPVPLPPEFDAAFYNPPAEAVANTQPGGLIAIRQVNVANFGIIPLNVDAWQVSYRSNNTAGQPIPAVATVLKPRGAAPEPRKLLSVQIAEDSLAGYCAPSYALQFLSVASFAGQIVAPAEFIFAQAALQQGWAVVIPDHQGPNSAYAAGPLAGRITLDGIRAATSFEPLGVGTSAPVGMYGYSGGALATQHAAELKQSYAPELNVVAAATGGNGPDLGAALDMANGQATAGLVLAAVIGLTREYPYFAEYIDRSIDPLGRALITAKGPLCVQYQSMLLPFVDLKGLLWSSAGDPMRHPAVQQVMEETRLGKTVPDMPMFVWHSRWDEILPLGSANQMVDSYCADPRANVQYTRDWASEHIVAEVSGGPAALLWLRDRLNGVPAQQGCSTTDVSSMAAAPGVLPYAGSILGETVMSLFGKPIGS; from the coding sequence ATGACCGAGTGGAAATCACGCGTGCTGCGCCGCACCGCAGCCGTGATCGTGGGTATGAGTGCGGTACTGGCCGGGACCACCACGGCCGTCGCGGAACCGGAACCGTCGGCCCAGCCCACCATCCAGGGCGCGGCCCCGGTCCCCCTGCCGCCGGAATTCGATGCGGCCTTCTATAACCCGCCCGCCGAGGCAGTGGCCAACACCCAGCCCGGCGGTCTCATCGCGATCCGGCAGGTCAACGTCGCGAATTTCGGGATCATCCCGCTCAATGTCGACGCCTGGCAGGTGTCCTACCGCTCCAACAACACTGCGGGACAACCGATTCCGGCCGTCGCCACCGTGCTGAAGCCGCGCGGCGCGGCCCCGGAACCGCGCAAACTGCTGTCCGTCCAGATCGCAGAGGACTCCCTCGCCGGTTACTGCGCGCCGTCCTACGCGCTGCAGTTCCTCTCGGTCGCCAGCTTCGCCGGGCAGATCGTCGCCCCCGCCGAATTCATTTTCGCGCAGGCCGCGCTGCAACAGGGCTGGGCTGTCGTCATCCCCGACCACCAGGGCCCGAACTCGGCATATGCGGCCGGCCCGCTCGCCGGGCGGATCACCCTCGACGGCATTCGCGCCGCCACCTCCTTCGAGCCGCTGGGCGTCGGGACGTCCGCGCCGGTCGGCATGTACGGCTACTCCGGCGGAGCGCTGGCCACCCAGCACGCCGCCGAATTGAAGCAGAGCTATGCCCCCGAACTGAATGTCGTCGCAGCGGCCACCGGCGGCAACGGGCCGGACCTCGGCGCCGCGCTCGACATGGCCAACGGCCAGGCGACCGCCGGGCTGGTCTTGGCCGCGGTCATCGGATTGACCCGCGAATACCCGTATTTCGCCGAGTACATCGATCGCAGTATCGACCCGCTCGGCCGAGCGCTGATCACGGCCAAAGGCCCGCTGTGCGTGCAGTACCAGTCCATGCTGCTGCCCTTCGTCGACCTGAAGGGGCTGCTGTGGTCTTCGGCGGGCGACCCGATGCGGCATCCGGCGGTGCAGCAAGTCATGGAAGAGACCCGGCTGGGTAAGACGGTCCCGGATATGCCGATGTTCGTCTGGCACTCCCGCTGGGACGAGATCCTGCCGCTGGGCTCGGCCAATCAGATGGTCGATAGCTACTGTGCCGACCCGCGAGCCAACGTCCAGTACACCCGGGATTGGGCCAGCGAACACATCGTCGCCGAAGTCAGCGGTGGCCCCGCCGCCCTGCTCTGGCTCCGCGATCGGCTGAATGGCGTTCCCGCGCAACAGGGTTGCAGCACCACCGACGTCAGCTCGATGGCCGCCGCCCCGGGCGTCCTGCCCTACGCCGGCTCGATCCTCGGTGAAACCGTGATGTCCCTGTTCGGAAAGCCCATCGGCTCCTGA
- a CDS encoding MerR family transcriptional regulator yields MRIGELAEHTGVSERSLRYYEEQGLLVSGRTPGGHRDYPEMAVDRVIHIQELYAAGLSSKKIAQILPCMRDADGGANEFATPELVDELRTERERIDRKIRDLLRSREVLDDVIGRAAV; encoded by the coding sequence ATGCGAATCGGAGAGTTGGCCGAACACACCGGCGTCAGTGAGCGCTCCCTGCGCTACTACGAGGAGCAGGGGCTGCTGGTCTCCGGGCGCACCCCGGGCGGCCACCGGGACTATCCCGAGATGGCCGTGGACCGGGTCATCCACATCCAGGAGCTGTACGCGGCGGGGTTGTCCAGCAAGAAGATCGCGCAGATCCTGCCGTGTATGCGCGATGCCGACGGCGGGGCCAACGAATTCGCCACCCCGGAACTGGTGGACGAGCTGAGGACCGAACGGGAGCGCATCGACCGGAAGATCCGTGATCTGCTGCGCTCCCGCGAGGTGCTCGACGATGTCATCGGGCGGGCCGCTGTCTGA